The genomic segment ggacaattcttttggttgtgttttagaaCAGCATGttatcacaggcaaaaaggaacaagcaatctattatttgagcaaaaCGTCCACGAGTTATGAGGTAAAATATTctcttttagaaaagacatgttgctccttaacttggattgctcagaagttgaagcactatctttcgtcctacacaacctacctcatatctcaaatggatcctttaaagtatatttttcaaaaacttatgcCCACAAGTAGATTGGCGAAGTAGCAGATTTTACTTACAGAATTCAACATTGTGTATGTTACTCGTACTGCTATGAAAACACAAGCATTGGCCGATCATTTGGTAGAAAACCCAATTGACAATGATTATGAGCCTTTGCGaacttactttcctgatgaagagattAATTCAATTGAGGAAGAAGTTTAAGATGATATGTATGcgtggaaattatattttgatggggcaGTCAATGTCAAAGGAGTAGAAATTGGGGCAGTTCTTGTCTCACCGATCGGGCATCATCATCCCACCACAACACgatttcatttattttatactAATAACAtagcagaatatgaagcttgcatcatggGGTTAAATATGCCAATAAATCTGGATGTACACAAGCtagtggtgttgggagattctGAATTACTCATTCGACAAATTCAAGGTGAATGAGAAACAAgagatatcaagctcattccatacaaatagttcttagaggaccttagcaaaaggttcaagtctatCGAGTTTAGATATATTCCTAGATCCTATAATGAGCTGGCTGATGCCCTGGCTACCCTAGCTTCCATGCTTCCATACCCAGGAAATACGCATATCGACCCATTAGAGATACAGATACGAGATCAACATGGTTATTGCAATATAATTGATGCAGAACCAGATAATGAACCctggtactatgatatcaaatgctttctaaagtcaaaagaatatccaatacacgccaatgcaaataaaaaaaggactattaggtgacttgctaatggtttcttcttaagtggggagattctgtacaaacgaaccccagacttgaacttgttgagatgtgttaatattcaggaagctgaaagaatcatgaatgaggtacattTGGGGGTATGTGGTTCGCAtatgaatggctatgttttagCGAAGAAGATTATGTGGGcaggatattattggttaactATGGAGCGAGATTGCTTTCGCTTTGTTCGCAAGTGTCATCAGTGTCAAATTCATAGTGATTTGATTCACTTGCCACCTTCAGAGCTGCATCCTATGTCTGCTCCTTGGCCATTCattgcttggggcatggatgtaatTGATCCAATAGAACCAAAAGCTTCTAATGGGCATCGATTCATACTGGTCGCTATTGGCTATTTTACCACATGGGTAGAAGTTGCTACTTTCAAATCAGTTACGAAGAAAACagtagtggattttgttcattccaacatcatatgtcgttttggtataccaaagtccattATCACAAACAATGCAACCAATCTTAATAGTCATCTAATGAAGGAGGTTTGCGAGCAATTTAAAATTGTGCATCATCATTCTACCCCTTACCGTCCCAAAGAAAATGGAGCCGTTGAAGCATcgaacaagaatattaaaaagattcgtaggaaaatggtccaaggatcTCGACAGTGGCATAAGAAATTACCGTTTGCTCTTTTAGGATATCGTACAAATATCCGTACATCAACTGGCATAACtccttatttactagtctatgggacTGAAGCTGTGATACCCGCAGAAGTCAAAATTTCCTCGCTTCGAATCATTGTTGAAGCCGATATTGACGATGCTGAATGggtcaagtctagactagaacaattatcattaatagatgaaaaaaggttGATGGCAGTTTGCTTTGGCCAATTATACCAGCAGAGGATGGCGCAagcttacaataagaaggtacgtcCTAGAAATTTGAGGTCGGCCAACTTGTTGTAAAATGCATCCTTCCATATCAAAAAGAGACTAAaggaaagtttgctccaaactggcaaggtccatacatagttaaacaagtattatcaaatggagCTTTGCAACTTGCGGATCTGGACgaaaaaatgacagaaaaagctatcaatgccgattcagttaaaagatattatatttgacacacttgtgcttaacattctcaagttgagatgacaaaaggccatcattctacttatctaaatgtcattaatccctTGTCAGCCCTTCGAGCTTTATTTACCTTTCCATGATTACCCTCTTtggagtaaaaaaaaaatatttgtgggTAAAAACCCATGGAGACACCCATAAgatgattcaaaaaaaaaaaagataatgcattagcattgaactacgttcgacctgattcctaaatggatacgtaggcagccctatttTGGGGTTCGGtctaacaaaaagaaaacaaaatcttGGTATTCaaaaaagatgagatatatatcctATTGTCACTTTTATATGGCTCTTAAAttgtaatttatcctaaaaatcctttTCCCTTTGTCCATTAAAGACCTTCCGATCAATTTTAGAGAATGTTAAGCCTTGTgtactgtatatatatatatataaaggctTGTAGGTGAAAACCCATGGAGGCACCACaagatatcaaaaaaaaaatcttattggtgaaaacccttaggggcgccataagacaatgatgaacgagaAAATCGAAATTAGAGAGGTCAATTGAGAAAATCCTAGAAGAAATaactttagtcaaacaaagtttatcatgataggacaaagatcaagaaggatgatttgatttgattgaaaggtgcagcctaattcgagattagacagttttgaaggGTAATATCTACTCCAAATTGTGTGTCATGCGTTATTGAAGTCAATATACACCTCCAAATAAGCTTTCTTACTTTATTGTTAGAAATACTTCTATTCaaatataattcttttattccttcttttgatttttttcttatttcatttttacacgctctattttttttatgcataagTCTTGcaccaaatgcaaaataaagaaaaacgcgCAAAATTGACCATGGCTTCCAGTGAAATTGAGCAGAGATTATTGGGCGTTCACCAGCTTGACAAGGACAGAgagccagttaagataagtgttacgagtgaagcatttgaaaatgaagaacagAATTGTactgaaacaaacaaaaatacaacaaaatttgAAAGACGAAAATTCAAGCTCACCAacaaattagtttaatcaacCGTATCAAGTTGGGGCAAGGATAAGGCAAACCTCCAAGGGATTCAAGGTCGCAAACCAACTGCCAagtttaaaactcacaatttttttgcTTTGCTAGAACACGGGCAAAgcaatcttgtgaagtttagtgaaaaaaaaataaacaagtatagcaaagttaagttttcttaaattttctctttttgttatacTCTTATAATTCTAAGTTCGtatcaatataattataataataataaaacccctcATATACAAGATTGggacattttttttcttttctaacaaaaaaaaaatcctaatctttattcttcttcatagggcgccatcccctagtggacatgttatttcgtctttatagggcgtcatcccctagttgacatcttattcgtcttcatagggcgtcataccctagttgacatcttattcgtcttcatagggctccatcccctagttgacatcttttttgtcttcatagggcgccatcccctagttgacatcttatctcgtctttatagggcgccatcccctagttgacatctttttcatcttcatagggtgccatcccctagttgacatcttatatcgtcttcatagggctccatcccctagttgacatctttttcttcttcatagggcaccatcccctagttaacatctttttcgtcttcatagggcgccatcccctagttgacatcttatctcgtcttcataggtctccatcccctagttgacatctttttcatctacatagggtgccatcccctagttgacatgttatctcatcttcataggtcgctatcccctagttgacatcttatctcgtcttcatagggtgccatcccctagttgacatcttcttcttctttataggTGCCAttccctagttgatatcttatctcgtcttcatagggttctatcccctagttgatatcttatctcgtctatatagggcaccatcccctagttgacatcttattcgtcttcataggccgccatcccctagttgacatcttatgttgtcttcatagggtgccatcccctagttgacatcttattcgtcttcatagggcgctattccctagttgacatcttatctcgtcttcatagggcgccatcccctagttgacatctttttcttcttcatagggcgccatcccctagtggatatcttattcgtcttcatagggcgtcatcccctagttgacatcttatctcgtattcatagggcgccatcccctagtNNNNNNNNNNNNNNNNNNNNNNNNNNNNNNNNNNNNNNNNNNNNNNNNNNNNNNNNNNNNNNNNNNNNNNNNNNNNNNNNNNNNNNNNNNNNNNNNNNNNtagttgacatcttatctcatcttcatagggtgccatcccctagttgacatcttattttgtcttcatagggcgccatcccctagttgacatcttattcgtcttcatagggtgtcatcccctagttgacatcttatctcgtcttcatagggcgccatcccctagttgacatcttattcatcttcataggacgacatcccctagttgacatcttattcgtcttcatagggcaccatcccctggtggacatctttttcgtcttcatagggcgtcatcccctagttgacatcctatctcgtcttcataggccgccatcccctagttgacatctttttcatcttcatagggcgccatccccttgttgacatcttattcatcttcatagggcgccatcccctagttgacatcttatgttgtcttcatagggtgccatcccctagttgacatcttattcgtctttatagggctccatcccctagttaacatcttatttgtcttcatagagcaccatcccctagttgacatcttatctcatcttcatagggcaccatcccgtagttgacatcttatctcgtctttatagggcgtcatcccctagttgacattttatttcgtctTTATAAGGcgcctagttgacattttagaaaataaaccttcctatttttcttctttatgtcttcatagggtatgacaatCCCTAGTCACATTTTTAGATGCAAAaatcctaattctttttcatgcattcattagGTATAACTTACTTTGGTTGCATTATTGAGAATAGGGTTCTTATTTTATTGCGTACCTAGCCTAGATTCCtatcatttatttataatttttctaattaatcacaaaattttcctagtgcaaactggggcagaaaattttgttcgttctattttgttttctttgatggctAGCAGGTTTTTCTGCAAAGCATAGGTTTGATGCCGAGAATGGAATTTCATCTCCGTTCAGAATATAGAAGAATGACCAAgttgaagatagttagagtcagctCTGCATCTGTAGTGGCCCAACATCTCAAGAAATATCTTTTTAGCATTTGATAAGGAGAACAAGCATCCAAAGTATTATATGAACTGTTCTTTGGTAGAGTGTCAATGACTCAATCCAAGTTGCAAGTTCAAATCTCAAATCCtaatttcaagatcaaatcttgagatcaaggtacccaccagaagaaggtgaggcgataactgaagatccaagaggaagatctgaagcaagagaatcaagacaaatagaatagataggatcttgtacTTTTATTTCTAGTTTCATTTTTGATGTTATAAAAGGAGCAACGAACCGGAAACTCGACGGGACCTCAACTCGACTCTCCAATTCATCTACTCATTCCTACACCCatttgaactacacgtgacctgattctcgtATAACCCAAGATATGTAGGATACCCAAAGCCAGGGCTCGGTTACACCTCTTTCCtacttatttatgtattacttttgaataaatagttaggccaaaaattagtcatgtttacttctttgcctgaaaattctccatatttccaaACAAAGAGGGacattctgtaaacacctaatttttgacccaaacctaatgtttttataccattttaatgttcaattaatttttttagttttaggcattttaaatttttcttatttttttttgaggtttgttaaaagttttgaaaactacaaagatagagtcacattttaataagtttatatttttatttatttagttatttatataaaaaaaaaattatatttgttttttccttttacttttaataaaaaatctagtgatattaatatttcttaatcatatttctaaggcTAGTGTttaacttatttatatttttattaattttaaatagatttttatcattttattttatttaaaatattaattttgtaaaaaaaataatatactacaCATTACGGAGAAGGAGGATAGAacatttgaaaaagaaaagatacACATTTAAGAAGCAAAAGAGTGAAAAGAAGGGAAAACAGTtggaagaaaaatgaagaaaaataaaacataagaagaagagtttgagtTTGAAGTTCCGGTTGAGTTTTTGGTGACGTTCATCGGGCTTCTCTTTTAGTTAATTCATTATTCAGGTTTTTCCTCATCCTacactatttattttataagttttgtTGAGAGTAAAAGTATGAATAAAGTTATTTTCAATGATTTCTTATGTTATCTAGTGTGTATATTTCATTACTTTTATGTAGTTTGTGCTctacatttttaaaatataatttgtttattGGTTTGAAATAATATTCATTAAAATGATTTCGAGTTTTGCGTAAGATAATGTTTTGAGTTGTTAATGTTAGAAGACATAGCGGTACATCTAATTAGTGCGCGATTAGTGTAATTGTGTTTAAACTAGAACAAGAACATAGGATTCATGCATGCAtgtaaaaaatagaaaagaggaCACATGGAAAAAATCATAGAGAAGCAAcagaaaacaagagagaaaagaAGATTGGAGAAACAAgggatagaaaaaaaaaacagaaaggaAATTAAGTAAGAGAAAAAACAACATGGAATACTACAAACTACATACTACTATAATAATCCTTATACTCCCTCACTGGACATGTTTTCTTTAGCAACAACATCCAATAATATATAACacacaaaaaacaaagaaaaagactGCAGagcaaaagaaacaaaaaaaaaaaacagagagaAAGAAAAACAGTGACAAGTCGAGTTCAGGGTTCCTGTATGAGTTCTTGGCATTGACATTAGAGCTTCTCTTTTGTTTTAGTTCGTCATACAGGTTCTTCATCTTACATTATCAATTTTAAAAGTTTCTTTGTGAATTGAAGCATGAATGAAGTTATTTCAATAACTTTTATATTAGTTAGTATGTacagtttattatttatgtgtcgTTCGTATTGTACGCCTTTATTTATAACTCGTTTGTTATTTCTAAATAATATTAGttagattgattttgaaatttaaatgaGATAATTTAAAAGTTATTAGTATTAAAAATTAACCTTATATTTAGTTGTGTACAATTATTATGTAGTTGTGTTGTAAACTTCAATTTACGAatcatgcatgcatgcatgtatgCAAAGACaagaaagatttttttattttaaaaaaaaaaagaaacaaatgcaTGACACACATAGAATGCAAAAATGGGTTAGAGAAAACTGGAGTGTAAAGAAAAggaatttgacaaaaaaaaaaaggtttgtaGAAAGAAGAAGATGCGAAAGTCCATTATTGATGTTTTCTCTAGCAGTGATAGTAGTAGTACACTTACTCTTCTAGTGAAGTGTGGGGTTGAGAAGGAAAGTGAACTACAAAGGGGTAGGAGGTTGTATCCTTCGTCAAGAACCtgtaaccttcttttgagtttaCTTATGTAAGAGGATGAGCCTTGAAAGAGATTAGGTTCTAATAAATGAAGTTAAATCTCTTTTTTCACATGCTTAATAACATTGTTTACAAGAATGAAAATGAATCTGCTAATTTCTTTGCATCTCTTTTGAATAATGAATTTTATTTCGGGTATTAGATCAAATATTTTAGGTGAGAATGAAATTGTAGCCAGCAGTTATTTATCtcatgttttgttattttttattttcaattcaagattttatttAGTTATCTTAATATGTTGTATTTTGGTCATCTTAATTAACTAGAATATAAAGAGCATATAGGTACAGGGTATAGATGATAAAGGCTTGAGTGATCGGGtgatattatttttagaaaatcaaaGAATTTGAGTAATATCCCCTTTATAAAAGAATGAATTAGTTCCTTAACCtctagaaaattaatttttagcatacaagtgaaagttaacgatgaagttggaaagccctgctaccgaccattcatTATAATAAAATCTAACATACCATTTGAAGCCGTTTGAATCGGGTTGGGTAGATCtaaacctattaggtgcttatttagattagAAAATGGGGGACGACTCATAAATACCTCAAAGAcgtgagaaatataccaaaactcgtggtaagaccgaaaagtactactatcggtaagccacacatcaatacagttttaaatatattcaaaaataaataaaagcgagatagaagtcacttttaggcaaacaaatattatatatccaaaagattaatttaagccagacataagtcattaaagcgaccgtgctagaaccacgggactcgaagggtgcctcacaccttcctctcggtcaatagaattccttatctGAATTTCTAGATCGCATATCAAAAATTAAGAGtaatttccttttgaatagggattcaataaggtgacttggaacacccaaactcaattccaagtggcgaatttgtaaaaataaataattccttttcaaaacattactttaattggaaaaatccattctctaaaaccaactccctagcagGGTTGGATGCGGagaaaaaataggggtgtgaaaatAGCTTTCAAACTGAAGTAAGCAATGTATTAGTAGTTGGACATCAAGCCTCAAGGAATGCTTGTAATATGTTTGAGTTTCGGTCATATGTAAAAAGTGAAGCATAAACGGCATCATATATTTTTGCTGCCTTTAATGTTTGTGCATTTCTTTCCAAGATGTCCTCAGCCCATTCCCAATATCCTTGAGTATGACGATATTCACCAGTTACCTCCATATTGTTTTCCCAATGTATATCTCCTTTGAGTATTCGATGTCCTAAGCAAGGAAGGGTGTTTGCAATATTCAATTGATATTGGTTGGGAGTTTTAAGAAGCCATACTTTAATTGATCGATTAGCACCAATGTCATGTTCCGAAGTCCAAACTGACATATGGAGAGAATTTTGCAAGGGTGGCCACGGGTCTTCATACTTACCTGTTGTTGGAGTTTCAGTCAATAGCCTAGTTAAAATCGTGCTATCATTAGCCTCAATTAGAAAATACTTGTTTTTAAAGAATGGAGATGTGTAGTCTCTAAAGTGAACCATTTCTACAAGCTGTATAAACAAAAGAATCTTGGTCAAACACAGAGTCAAGATTCAGAGAAAAGATACctccaataaataaataaataaataaaggggtCGTCCATATTTTTGGCTTTGGTGAAATATAGTCATGTAtacttcaagcaaaattggtcgggtcttaaAGTGACGGAGgaaaagttaaactctcgcaccttaaacTGGCCGcttacgggtttatccttaaaaagatctcaaaattgtcatgccttaaggtggacaaaatttgttcctttgcaccttaagcggGCCGCttatgggtttatccttaaaaggatctcaaaagttccatgcttaaggtggacaaaatttgttccTTTGTACTTTAAGTTGGCCTCTCACGGGATTATCCTTAAAAGagtatcaaaattttcatgccttaaggtggacaagatttgtccctttgcaccatAATTGACATTCTGATGGATTTGTTATGTAAAGAGACCGACTTCAAGCGAAATTGGTCaggtcttgaggtgacgaagcctcgcacaccttaaACTGACGTCCACTGTCTTCAAGAAAAGctggtcgggtcttgaggtgacgaagcctcgcataccttaagccgacgtccaccgtcttcaagcaaaattggtagggtcttgaggtgacgaagcctcgcacaccttaagccgacgtccacaatcttcaagaaaaattggttgggtcttgaggtgacgaagtCTCGCAtaccttaagccgacgtccaccatcttcaagaaaaattggtcgggtcttgaaGTGACAAAGCCTCGCATATCTTAAGCCGACGTCCACTGTCTTCAAGCAAAATtagtcgggtcttgaggtgacgaagcctcgAACACCTTAAGTCGACGGCCACCATTTTCAAGCAATGCAATTGTTGTATATTGCTATTTGTTTCAATCCCacgaaaagaaaacaaaaaaagggaaaagaacaagaaaaaaaaagcaaaagcacAAAACGAAGAAGAAAGTAATTATCTGCTTTTGATTTATCGAGAAACTGTTGCTGAGAAGTCTCACGAGGTTAATAATTTGATGCTttgcatgaaaaaaattaataatatatggGTATTTATAGGAGTTTTTGGTCGGTGTATGCTCCCTAATCCTTGATAAATTTGGAGAATACATCTACCTGTTTTGGTAAAAGACGGACTGACAGCACAATGAAGATTAAAGGCTGCAAGGGTCTTTACTAATCCAAAAGGAAATTAAATAAGGTCATTTATTcacttttgattttgaaaaagaataagtcTGTGGGACACACAAAAAAAGAGTGGTGCATGTTAATGGCATTAAATGCCAAAAGAAAAGTTATAATATACTACTATTTGTTTTTCCACTTTCAGtggcaaaagaaaaagttaaTATATTTGTTTTACACTTTCACAAGCACCAAGCATTAATATATACTAAATGTAGATTACAATTCTACAGGGCCCATATGGTTATGACATGTTTTATGTTCGAATTTGATccatcataattttattttcacataaatttatgtaattaaaaaaaaaatcaagtttatACTTCGAGCCTAGTCTTCGAAAGATCTCGACAACTCTCGAAGTAGGGGCATTGTGTGgacaatgaaattttattaagtTTAAATCCGTACGAAATTTggattttattaaattcaaaatatattagtctcaaataaatattgtagattaatataattggattaattatttaagtccaaacatatatggatttaattaaagtttaatttttattgggctagcccattaatttgggctacaaataatgagcccactttgctaagcctaaaatattgtcatattttggaggcccaaataagcgtcacgcgtcaaatgacgtggcatgccaagttaAGGAAAGGATTCAATAGgatcatgccacatgtcaaaatgatgcaggaCTATGAAACCAAACCCCATAAAAGGTGACACATCATTCAAAtatgattggtcaaagaaagtccatcttcatcatgactctcccttttccacaactataaataggggtctcataattcagaaaaaggaccCCCTCAGAACTCTAACAAGTGGCAAAAGAAAGCTAGTGGATTACACTccgtaatttctctaaaaagctcaagcattcaaatcaaattcataaagattcaagatcaagactgcaatattcaagaacaagctcaaaagcccttgaattcaaacacaagtcaagatcaagtccctcaaatcaagaaatcaatttcaaattccagATCAAActtgaagcccttgaatttatattggaaaaGTTGAATCAAAAGATTCATAGATATTGTAACACTCGcactaaaattaataaaataattattgcaatattttcttgtctcgattatttatttttcgatctcaaaaattttattgtgcAACaaacatcatttgtatttttaaataattaaaaaaaaaactagtatttttctttctacgaacacttgcatttatatttattgatatgaattatattttacttatacaaatttaacaatacaaatataaataattattttaaaaatacaaatataaatattacaTCTGTATcgaatgatacatgtttatacaacttgaactataagcatacaaataataattatttatatacaaatacaaatgataaattatatattttatagttcgcatttatatttgtacGTTACAGTTTacactgtatttgtatttgttagttcacatcataatttatattttatacaatttgcaCTTGTACTTTTAAGAactattttatgtgtattttataattgactgcatattgtatttgtattttgtggtttcattatttttatatttgtattttattttcgttgatgcacttgtatttttaaaagattattttgtatttgtaagttgactcACATATCGTATTTGTATTTG from the Capsicum annuum cultivar UCD-10X-F1 chromosome 9, UCD10Xv1.1, whole genome shotgun sequence genome contains:
- the LOC124887061 gene encoding uncharacterized protein LOC124887061, with amino-acid sequence MERDCFRFVRKCHQCQIHSDLIHLPPSELHPMSAPWPFIAWGMDVIDPIEPKASNGHRFILVAIGYFTTWVEVATFKSVTKKTEVCEQFKIVHHHSTPYRPKENGAVEASNKNIKKIRRKMVQGSRQWHKKLPFALLGYRTNIRTSTGITPYLLVYGTEAVIPAEVKISSLRIIVEADIDDAEWVKSRLEQLSLIDEKRLMAVCFGQLYQQRMAQAYNKKVRPRNLRSANLL